CTAAATGAACGCTTACAATTGTTTGCAGATGTTTACGATGTTCTCCGAGGCCCAAGCAGGATTCAGGAAGAATTACAGTACAACCGACAATATATTCACTCTTCAAAGTTTGATTCAGAAATAGCTCTCAAAACGCGGCGGTCGCTTTTATTGCATATTTGTGGACTTTAAAAAGGCCTTGGATTCCATTAATAGAAAGCTTCTTTGGTACTCACTAATAAGAAACGATATCCATGGCCGAATATTAACTGTGTTAGGGAACATGTATGCTAAAATACAGTCAGCTGTGAGAATAGGTACTAACTCAATTTCTGACTGTTTCCAATTGTGTGCGGCAAGGGTGCGCTTTCCTTTTTACaatattcatttcagaattacaaATCATGTTGGAAAATGCTGACCTTAGAGGTATATTCGTCGATCCTGAATTTATTGCAGCTCTTTTTGTTACCTTTTGCCGATGACTTATGTATCTTCGACGATTCGGTAATTGGTCTTCAAAGAAAAATAGACATTCTACAAAACTACTGTGTGACATGGGGAGTAGAAATCAACATGAATAAAACAGAAATCCTAGTCTTTCGAAACGGAGGATTCTTACGAAATTCTGAGAAATGGTATCTACAAGGATCACAGATAAAATGCTCAACATATTATAACTATATCGGAATAACGTTCTCTACTCGACTGTCATGGACATTATCTACTGAGGAGACCGTTACTAGTAAAGCTAACAAGGCCATAATGGCTATCAAACGGTTATCCTACAAATATCCAAATATGTCTGCAAGTGTTCTTTTCAAGCTCTTCGACAGTAAAATAAAACCAATACTACCTTACGGTGCAGAAGTATGGGGTTATCAGGACAGAGAAGTTATTAACAAATTCCACtctaatttttgtaaattcgttCTCAGAGTAGGTAAGCATGTGTCTAGTAACGCAGTATTAGCAGAATGTGGTCGATATTGTATTAATATTGAGTATCAGAGTAAATGCATCCGGTAGCGGTGTAAACTGTTATGTATGCCTACTGATAGGTATCCAAAACAAGcttatatttttatgaaaaagCTTGATAATTGTAACAGAATTACCTGGGCATCTTATATTAGGACATTGTTAAACATGTATGGCTTTGCATTTGTTTGGGTAAGCCAAGAAGCTGGTACTGGCAATGACTTACTAGTTGTATTTAAACAAAGACTTATAGATTCTGCAAAGCAACATATCTTCAGCAAAATAAATGAGTCAGTTCATTTATCTTTTCATAAATCATTAAAGTCATTTTTGGAGTTTGAGTACTATATCTCCAATGTACAGCTAAGGGAGCATAGACCTTATTTATGCTTATTACGTATTCAACAATTGCCAGTCCTAGAGATGACAGTGGAATCAGAACACTAAAAGCTAACAGAATTGTGTTGCCTGCACTgaagttttttaaaaagaatcctGCATTGCAAGGCTCGTGACTTTCTTCGCATAACGGCTCCCATGGGTGCGAGTGTTTTCGACGATCTTGCGGGCTGGTTATGGAGATTCTACGTCCGCTTTTCGACATTTGTAGGAAATAAGGTTTTAAATCACtaccattttcaaaataatatatttctatataaCTAATCACTTTAAATCTTTAACATCGAGACTGTATTCCATATATCTGGGCATATTTTAGTTTGACGTTGTATTggatcatttatattttttcagtgCAGTTATTTAAACATTCCAGCAGCGACACTACAGCAAGGTTGCACGCATGTTACGTTTAAAAAGTATTTTAAGTGATTTATGAGCATATGTTTGGAGAAAAATGCAGCTGATTTGCATAATGCACGAACCCCATGTATGAAGTGTTCATTTGCATATATAAGGTCTACCGCAGGCATATGTGTTTAACGACCCGtgaagggtagaataggccttcagcaacccatgcttgtcgtaagaggcgacaaacgggatcgggtggtcagactcgctgacttggttgacacatgtcatcggttcccagttgtgcagatcgatgctcattttttttatcactggattgtctggtccagactcgattgtttactgaCCGCAGCctgtaatatagctggaatattgttgagtgtggcgtaaaactaaactcactcactcactcactcacatgtgatTAACAAATGATTTCTCCTTCTTTTAGTTGTATTAAATGTAATTGTAAAGCAGTATCTCTTTAACAATATTAATGTGTTGTCCTGGCATGCAACATCCCCTCATTGTCACTCACAGAACATGTCTAGGATGAAATGGAGCGACGCTTACTTCATCCGAATTCTCGAACATCACTTCATGATTTCCGCAAATTTCTTTCCAGGATAATGAAAGATCTTGTTCATCATTTACAAATACCAGGTGCGTTGGAGTTATGAGCtgtgtttcatttgaaacatttgtctTTCTATGTAATAAGATGCAATTCTGCACTTTGTGCCTAGTATATGAGTATATAAATAGAAAATACTTCTACTAAAAAACCTACAGTGGCATCTCTCACTGCTCACTTGTTTTATACATATATCTCCAGTACAGATGGTGACTGGAGTTGTCACTCTCTGTATGTTCATCTCACATCTTTTCTTTTCCAGATTATTAATTTTACTTTCAGAGTTTCATTTTACACAATTGAAATATGTGCATACACGGTAGAAAATAAATGCAGTGAGAGTACATACTCGTGTCTCCTGATAATAACTTGATTCAATGTAGCTACTGATTTGTAACATATGTCAATCCTATATTACCGTATGGAACAATCACCGTTGTCATGTGTGCTATGATTTGTGGACACTTTCGGCCATGATGCATCCttttaaatatgttgaaatacCATTGCAAGTTTTATATGTAAGTTCTGCATCACTTCCGATATCACGTGGGTCTGTTTTAACAGAGTTATATATTGATATCACCAGTACGTACACCAACAAGCTCGGATGTCTCCAACACGTGAACGATTGGGTTCGTAATGTATAGGCCAACATGTGCTGAAACCGTCACCACGTAGCACGTTCAATATACAAACTTCATATCAAACAAACCGAAACATTCCAAAACTAATGCTATATTAGGTAAGGCCAGTCATTGATCCAAACCAATACTCAGGCTaattctttaagtggcattttgaAGCTAGTATGGTGAAAAGGAACATCTTTAAAGGCTAGCCAACTTTATTGCAATATGTgcgacgtttcagtgtagaaactaacactgttatcatcTAAGTATTCGTGGTGCAAACGATATCACTAGAAATAATCAACAACAACACCAGAGAATAAAGAGGAGAAAAGCACAAGAGCTGCAAAACCGTTTGGATCAATCAGCCACGACAACAGCTGTTCACATATATTTGAAAGGATAAATAGATGCAGAAACCGTTAGCTCTTAGACGTCATGTCCACAGGCTGGCACATTGTAATTGGCCCGTGTGTAAAATGTACGTAAATATTTGGTGTATCAATAACgaatattgatattttcccTAGACACCAGAGATTCCTGTTAAACATGCCAAGGTATTTACAACATGTAAGTAATTTGGCAGCAGGGAATATTTCCTAACAATTTGTCAACTGTGTTGGATGGTAATGAATAATGCATAGTTATTTCCATATTGTGGCTAGTTTTAAGAATATATaaagaatctcacccaagtgtctactgatatcagatatatcaacacaagttgataaagtaacataATATTTATACCTTTATAAACGAGTGGTGATATAACTAATATCAGTAGACGCAGGGTTGggattctgtttatcatccaattagttttcaatgtacatctctgaacacagcactggcattacatttgcagtgcaacgatgtcatagcattttCAGGGCATTATGCGAACTATACTGTCAAAGCGATATCTACTTagagatatcgtctgatctcacacaagcgatatctcctgtgggacacagttttggatgataaatgctAGTATCTTATTGCCCATCAGTTTTACACGTCATTCGATGTTTGGAATTTGTGTTCTTTCGAACAGTATCACAGAACCGTAGTGTTCTCTTACTTAGCTTCATATGACATTTTTATTCGTTAATTCATATGCCAGTGTCATCATATTAAACAGATTGTTTGAAATAAGTCAGTTCCACATAGATGTTAATGTTACATATCACATGCTTTTAACTACACTATTGTAAGAATTTATCTTTCTAAGAAATCATGCAACAACTTTCAAATCCTATTTTCTTTTTTCTGCAAACCTATCATAAGTCCATGACAGCCTGCCATTTATATAAGTAAGGTCAGTATAGGACTTCCCAAGATGGCGCAGATGTGAAACTTGGGAGTCCAGGCAAAGACGTCTTGTGGTTGGCAGACTTTTTCATCTCAGTACTCTCTTCAATATATTCTCTGTTGTGCTAGTTCTTGCATCGATACAACAACTATCCTCTGCAGGGCCACGTGACCTTCTGCTCTTTGTGTAACTGATATTGTGAGGGAAGTCGACCGCAGTCATGTAGCGTTTCACCAAGCATTGTTGTATTTGATCATTTAATCAATCTTTATGGCCAGGGTTAACTGACTTCTCATAAAGCCACCAACATTCAACAgaaatgtgtattttatgtGGGCATAGAATCCAGCTATTCCAAACCTGGATCGCAAATGAGTCTATATCGAAACGTTGCATTTTCGAAgttcaagaagttgttatccacagaTATTGTACTACCCATCCTGATTTCAAGCACGAAGGACCCCGTGGAAATGAACAATTTCGTGCAGCGTTGTAAATCAGTCTTATCTTTCAAAGTCACAATTAACATCCTCTGACAGATAAACGTGACTGCCTAGTAgatatttcagtttcagtttcacatGAACGCTCAGTATCTCCGTAGGCTATATTCCCTTTAAGTTCTGAGAAACATGTTTATGCCGAGTGGGAATTATTagtaatagatatacatattCGCCATATCATTATTCTTTTACGTCTGATTATTAGCCTGATTTGGTTAATATACTTATGAAACAATAATACTTTTGTCCAACATGGACAAACGGTATGTACCATTTGTGTACATTTTCATTGCGGTCACATTCTTGAACGCAATCTTTAGACACGAATCAAATGTGGACATCACTCCAGCGCTGAGAAATTTCGACACTGGCACTTTTGCTCTTGTCGTACATTTGTATCTCAGGTCCCCATAATCTGTAACGTTAATGCCCAAATTTGATCGTATAACGCCCGTGACAAATACATCATCCATTGGGATAAAGCGCGTCACCGAGGATGCATGGTAAAGCTTGGACAACACGTCTTTGGATACAATAAAACCAAGTCCTTGACAAAAATCGGGCCACGTTTTAAAAGGATATTGGGCTGTTGAAACGTACCATTTCACTGTAAGATCCCTCCATGGCGCAAGCCTGTGAGCTATTGCTCCTACTAGCTGATTGGTAGGTTCCTTTAGCTGAGTGAGATACTTAACAATCACATATGGGTTtacaaacatgtcatcatcCATCTTCAACACAAAGGCTGCTTCAGGACAATGGTTCAGCATCCAGTGATAACCCATTATGTGTTTTATACTCAGATTTCTATATACATCAATGAAATTCCCTTGAATCATGTCTTTAAATTCGTTAGCTTCTCTTACGACATTGTTTTGAAGTGTTTCATTATATGAAACCCCGACGGTAAAAACAAGGACGACTGTTTTATTCCACGCTTTACGAACGCTTCCAAAGGTTTCTCGGATTCGACGTCGATAATTGAAATGCTCCAAGGCTGAGTGAACAATGATCAACAGATACACATGAGCTCTCAGACAGAGGTCGGAGTTCAAGGTGAACTGATACTGATGCAGATTTACTAGAGGATGTCTGTCTTCATCTTCCTTTAACACAGAATAGTTGAACAATCCAGGTATCTGTTCATAAGCGGGATGTTTGAGTGGAAGGATCTTACTGGAGAAAATGTCAGTGGCATGTTGCTTGTAATTTCTGTTCCCGAGAACCATACCCAGGTGGCGTGTACCCGCGTTTTGTACACCGGGAACTGGAGATGGGAATCCTACACGGTACAGGTAGAGTGACACCATGACAATCACGGTTACAAACAAGAGGAACGTACGTCTCCGGGTCCTCCTCTTGCAAATGGATATAAACCTGCCAATGGCATCTGGAAGAAAATAATGGCAATATGTCAGAATCAGGGAAAACAACTGTCGGCTGAAATAGATTCTGCTGTTGACAGTTTACCACAATTTATTGAAGAAAACAATTTTCTCTAATCCCCATGCAACGGTAATTTTCCACGGAACTATCTTACTTCAAGCAATAAGTCACTTGTTTGGGGCACCTATTGTGAAACCTATAAAtagtgttccccgccgtgatattgctggaacattaaCTAAAATCGTTTTTCAAACACTCTATATTTGACCCAGGATATATACACCGTTATGGGATGATATGCTCAGCAAGGAGTTCGCCCTGAAATCATGGCTTCTGCTTCACACCAGTTGATGTGGCTTCCAGACACGTAACTATCCTTGCAGTATGGTGAAGACGTTTGTGTCGCGGTCTTGGAAAGCGAAATCTACATGCATGTCTTCCGGTAAATCAATTTCCGATCAGCGGATCAACTTAGACTGCTAGAACAGGTAGATATTACAGGTTCACATAAACAAACTGCTAAGATAGACTGCTGGCGCAGGTATATACTACAGGTCCACATACACAAACTTCTAAGATTGACAGCTAGATTAGGTAGATACCACAGATTGACATACAAAAGCCGCTAAGATAGACTGCTAGAGTAGGTAGATACTACACATTCGCGTATAGAAACAGCTGATATACTGCTAGATTTTGTTAGATGCTACAGGTTCACATACACAAACTGCTAAGATAGACTGCTAGAGTAGGTAGATACGACAGGTCGGCATACACAAACTGCTAAGATAGATCCACATACACAAGCTGCTGAGATAGACTGCTAGAATAGGTAGATACTACAGGTCCACATACATAAACTGTAAAGATAGACTGATAGAGTTTGTTAGATACTACAGGTTCACATACACAAGTTGGCCAGTTCTTCCAACACCACATGGAAACTGTTTGGTTCCAACAAAACCAAAAGGAGATCGATGGAAAAcgtgtgaaaataacaaaaccaaCATACCTAATTCTTGAGAGAACATGTCTTCTACCTCCCGTTAATGTTGTCATTTCAGAGACCTTCTCCTCACTGTCCAGTTCAATGTATTGCAAGCTGCGCCAGTAACTGGTCAATAAACGCTCTGTGTTATCGACATTGTCGATTATACTGTTTCATTGCCAACAGTCAGGCCTTGAGTTTTGTGGTTGTCAGTAAATCATTGAACGTCTCTTGCCATGGCTGTTACGAGCATACGGTCCATTATCAGTCTGTGGCACAGCCCCTGAACCATATTGTTTTCCTTACTGTCTAACCCGATCTGGAATGCTAAAACCCTaattgaagcaagtctagatttctctaggttctgaatctctggtgtCTCTGGGACTCCTTTTTAATTGTAATGGGATGCCCTATTACTCAAGGAAATCAAGGTATCGTTTTGACAAATACACACAGACGGAGAAACGCACAGGCGCTCTCAGCAGGTCATTCCGATACATTTCCATAGTCCCAGTCTGCCGTCGCAAGACACTTCAATGTCCAACACAACACCATATGCTTTACGTTGGCATCGATACACGTGCTTCAGTTCGACCCAAGATCTTCCAAGAAGCGGAAGATCAAGAGTGTCCACTCTTGTCCAGGACCGATCCATCCGAATGTTTCTCTCACGTCACCGACTTGCTACAGCCATGGACACTGTAGGAGTTGTGCCTAGTAGTCGAAAGCTTTCCAACCAAACCATCGTGTGGGAAAAGTGGGAATTCGACCTGTCCTGTCCTGACACGACTACTACACCGACGACGGCCTGTCCAATGGCGCATCAGCGTACATGAACGGAATCGGGGCAACTGGCGACTCTTGAGATTCAGCGATGAATCGCGTTTCCTCCTGCAACGACAGGATTGGAGTCAACGTGGATATCGACCATtgacaggtggacagattaGTGAAGATAGTGTCACGATGTGGGAAGACATGAGCTACATGGGTAGTTCGGTGCTAattgttaaagcgttccctcgtcaaaGCAATGCCTTGGATTCGATCCCCAATGTGCGTACAATGTGTTCACGCACTCACAACGAGGCAACTTACTATTCGTAACGTCAAACAAAGTGATGCAGATCCTTAGGGGAAGCCATGATGCCAAGATGAGAAGCATGATAACGACGATTTGGGATTTGAATCCAAGATCATTATTAATTTGAACTAGCGTGCAGAATGAAGTTATCACCTTCTTCATTTGACCAAATCAAAACAAAGACGTTAAATTTATGATAATTATTACAAACAgaattcattttcaatttttgtGATTGAAAATACATTGTAGGCTAGTTTTGCACTTGACATGATAAAATGACAGTCTGAATTTGAACCTTGAGCGCCGGACAGGCGACCGGTTGGACTCCCCACAAGGAGTGTTCTGTACTCGTTGACCAAAGGAAATAAGTCCATGTCAGCGATTCGAACATGTAATATTCAtggataaatatgaaatatatacggACTATTATTATAGCCATTATTCTAATTAAACATTGCACAAATCAGAAATCAATTTATTCCAAAAGTGCATACAGAATCACACAATGAGAAGGGAGTCACGAATGTGACTATTCTGGGCGACCAGATACGCCACGTCTCCTCATTGACATCGTCAATCACGTAAGCAAGAAACATGTTTGAAGGGCATTTTGGAAGTTGCATAGGAGAAGAAAAACCTAGTATATGGATAGCCAACTTCTTCATTGGAATGTGTGTGACGTTTCTGTGTAGCTGCTAACacagttatcaagcaagtgatacaaaGAGTTGAGTGGGTTGATTGGTTGAGATTAGCCAGGCAAACATGTTTATTCGGTAATTTACGCCTAAGGCCCATAATGCATATATTTGGCAAACGTAAAAACATACTGAGTAAAACTAAGTATGGTTTAATAATGACATAAGTTACACTTGTTCATTCCTTCTACGGCGAAATTGTGAATATATTTATTCGGTGATTTCAAAACATGTATATTGTCCGATGACAACAATCGGATAAAGGTTTCAGCTGTTGGTGGTTGAGTCAGATGAATTGAAAAAAGAATCAGATCTTTGTTGGGAACATATGGGGCCAtgctcgatatctccagggtgtacgttccgataagtcttcACTttagaacgtataccctggagatatcgagaatGAGTATTAATAAGATAAAGAGTTCATCATTGATGTAATCAAGACCAGCAGCATGACAGAAGAGGCAGAGACGTTGATTATACAGTGTGTTTCTATGACCGCCACATTCCACTGCAAGTCTGAAGTTACAGCACCGACACTGATTCATGATCTGATTTGGTAGCAGTTCACTGGTTAAATATATATGGTCCGACGCTtagaaatgattgatattgtgaataGTTATTACACTTGGATGACGAAAATAGGGACGCATGCCAGGTTGAGTGAAGCAGTCATAGAATCTCTGtttaaacatttccatgaaTGTGGATATACAGCCTATGTCTTGAGATATCCACATGAAAGCAAAtcagtattcaaacaatatcagcCAAATATGAGAAGCCCATGTTGCTTTACCATTATCATCCAAAGTGTTCATCATTTGATATGCCTAATAAGGTAGTCTATTTCGTGGAAGTTGCATCGGTCTGCATCAATACTTGGCAGCTCTTGAGATATACTGATACTGGAGGCTAGCTCTCCCACATTCTCCCAGAACCATATTGTTGTTGGTAGTTTTACAGACGTTAAGAAATGACTTGCAAAATGTGCTGTGCACagtttcaataattttacagcaaTTTTCTCCATATATTTCCGATCCGCAACAGAATATCGGTGCAATCACAGTATCAAATATCTTAAATATACAGATAACGGTTCGTATATCCAAAACGCTTTTGATAATTATTGATAGAATATGTGGTTTTCCTCGCTTGAGACGATAAACAGGTTTTCAATTTTGTCCATGATAATCTTTGGGTAAACACACTGCGTAGGtatctatatatattaacaatcCCAATTTGTGTTCCATTTAAAAACCACTTCTCATAAACCCTGTGAGGACCTCCGTTCCGAAATACCATTAATTTAGTCCATTTTAAAATTCATCTTCAGTTTTCAACAGTATTAATTTTCCTTCGTAGCTGCACAGCACTGTCAGATGCAGATGAGACATTAGTAGCATATAGGAGAGAGTAAACATGTTTGGCCagtgaagacatagatatgccTCTTCCACCATCATTCTCCAGCGTTTATGATAGTTGACttataaagataatgaaaatttGAGAACAGAAATTACATCCTTGCCTTGTGCCaacattacatttgaaataagATGATACTCCAGTATTAGTTGTGACACAAGCACATAAGGTTTAAAACATCTTGATGAAAAatttcataaatacatgcatcCCCTTCACAAGACTCTGAAACAATATTTGGTGACTAATGCGGCCAAAGGATTTGGTAAAGCCCATGAACAAACAATAGAATCTCCTCTTCTTCTTTGGTAAATACTTGATTGACTTGTAAGGTGAATATGTGATCAGTGGTTGAATCGCCATGTCGAAAGCCTGTCTGACACTCAGATTATTGAGTATGGAACTAATAACCAGCCAATGTGTGCATAGGGTTCTGACGCACGCGTCGTTATGGGGACCAAGATGCGTTTTGGCATTGTTTTCTTTTGGGGTTCACCCGGGAAATTAATTTTGCTTCAGGAAGATCTTATATTGACGGTATATACAAGCAATCTTGACTTCATCTCAAAACAGATGTGCCTATATAAACTAACAGTTTGCATGAGTTTAgtccgcatttagcaatattccagcaatatcacggataAGGACTTCAAACTATGggttcacatatcacacactaaCGAGGCTAAGCCAAAAGCCCACTGTTCACATTTTCATGTTCACTTCTTTTGCTTTGCACGGGAGAATACGTGAATGCATATCATGACAGAGTATAAATACTTCTAGTCAGCGATACAATATTCTACACTATGTAAATATACTGTAATCAACATTTGGAGAACATTTGCAACGCTTTAGACTGATCAAAATAAGTAAAGGATGAGTAATATTTGGGATAAATCTTTGTGAAATCTTGAGCTTAGAATCAAAGAAAAGGTTCAGCATTTTACATCCGTTGTATTTGGGGTTACATTTCCTCAGTACATTCATCACTCGCCCCTTACCATCACCTCCAGTCGGCtagtcccggaataacacgagttagTCACGTACAACAAGTATGTACTCATTGAAGTACcttaaaatatattcaagggaggtaaccaaCATATCCGTCTGATTGAATGAGcgaatgtatttatatttacgccgctctcaacaCTATATCTGATATGTCTAGGAGCCGACTGACTGACACTCACACTAGAGGATAATCAACATTTCAGCATTTCGGAACTGAGATATATGTGTCACTGACGGATCCAGGAATTCAGGGTGTTCAGGGAAACTAACCGAGATTTCATACATAAAGTTTTCTTGCTTGCGTTATGTAGATTGACTGATCTTTCTTCATTCGTGTAGGCTATATTATGTCTCTCCAACCTATTGTGTATATGTTTATAAAAATACTGGTTTAACAGTTCGAACTGTCACAACCCTGGTGAAAGACCGGCCAGTTCCAGGTATACCAGGCTCTGTCTTTCAGGGTGATATGGGGCGGTgagatagtctagtggttaaagtgttcactagtcacgccgaagacccgtttTCGATTTCACTTGAGATGGATGCATGATGAACTTTACGGCAATGGATGAAGCGGCGGTAAAATGTTCAGTACCTGTTTGCGCAGTGCGGAAGCTTTTGACATCTCCGTTTGCTTCTTATAAATTTGCTGTTTGGATTTACAACGCAAGTACGTttaattattgttgtttttgctgctgctgctgcttctacttgCCCGTGAGATACGTGTCGATACTGGGTAGtactggtcttcatcaacccaggcttttcgtaagaggcgactaggtGGACGGACTCGCGGACGTATGTCGATGTTCATGCCGTCGATCACAGGATCTTGACCACATAGAATATTCACAGACTGTGACTTCATGGCGTTATACAACAAACGAGGATACAAACTACTCCTGTTAACACAATGGCCTGTTAACAAAAAATGTGTACACTGAATGGAGAAAAAAATccagtgacacacacacacatggtcatgaaaatacatatttccccCCTTTATTTGCCAAGAAAAGATCTATTaagcattaatttcatgatataAGACAATTAAAATGTACACACTGTATAATCCGACATTTTCCCCGGTCCCAGTGAGTGTCGGATTAtagagcttccactgtacatatgAATCCAGGTGTGAAAACTCTTGCACCACTGGCTTTGTTAACTTGTTAACTTTACTGCACAGGGTTTTAATGTTTTACAAGTACCATCACGTACCATATTTTAActcttttggtatgacacaaCCGTGGATCGAACCCGTGGCCTTGAGTCCTCCTTTTACTACTGGAATATTTCAAGAAAAAGTGTAAATGCATAGTCACTCAatcgctctcactcactcactcactctct
The nucleotide sequence above comes from Haliotis asinina isolate JCU_RB_2024 chromosome 5, JCU_Hal_asi_v2, whole genome shotgun sequence. Encoded proteins:
- the LOC137284089 gene encoding beta-1,3-galactosyltransferase 5-like; this encodes MFSQELDAIGRFISICKRRTRRRTFLLFVTVIVMVSLYLYRVGFPSPVPGVQNAGTRHLGMVLGNRNYKQHATDIFSSKILPLKHPAYEQIPGLFNYSVLKEDEDRHPLVNLHQYQFTLNSDLCLRAHVYLLIIVHSALEHFNYRRRIRETFGSVRKAWNKTVVLVFTVGVSYNETLQNNVVREANEFKDMIQGNFIDVYRNLSIKHIMGYHWMLNHCPEAAFVLKMDDDMFVNPYVIVKYLTQLKEPTNQLVGAIAHRLAPWRDLTVKWYVSTAQYPFKTWPDFCQGLGFIVSKDVLSKLYHASSVTRFIPMDDVFVTGVIRSNLGINVTDYGDLRYKCTTRAKVPVSKFLSAGVMSTFDSCLKIAFKNVTAMKMYTNGTYRLSMLDKSIIVS